One window of the Cryptococcus gattii WM276 chromosome E, complete sequence genome contains the following:
- a CDS encoding D-lactaldehyde dehydrogenase, putative (Similar to TIGR gene model, INSD accession AAW43615.1): MSTITKGDFVLVSGASGFIASHTVKEFLKEGFRVRGTVRSKEKGEYLKNLFQGLGEFEYVLVDDITKDGIFDEAVKGVDAVAHLASPFYVTDVKDPKELIDPAVKGTTGILKSVQKNNPKIKRVVITSSVAAIMCPISKKPPVTYTESDWNVDSIPHVEEKGVEADGLHSYLASKTLAEKALWNFIEDEKPSWDGVAINPPYVLGEVIHQCDKPESLNTSVAAFWSWPAGEKTEKDVPGPVGNWVDVKDVALAHVRALTVPEAGGQRFIVGAGPFAGQDYADILHSHFPEVKKVPVGKPGTHDEVCKELDVFDGRKAEKVLGIKYHTLEETVVDMFESLRERFNKF, encoded by the exons ATGTCCACTATCACCAAAGGAGACTTTGTGTTGGTTTCTGGTGCTTCCGGATTCATCGCATCCCATACCGTCAAAGAGTTTTTGAAGGAAGGGTTCCGTGTTAGGGGTACCGTCAGGTCTAAAGAGAAAGGCGAATACCTCAAGAACCTCTTCCAGGGTCTGGGTGAGTTCGAATACGTTCTTGTCGACGATATCACCAAG GATGGTATCTTCGACGAGGCTGTCAAGGGCGTTGACGCTGTTGCGCACCTTGCTTCTCCTTTCTACGTCACAGACGTTAAGGACCCCAAGGAACTTATTGACCCTGCCGTCAAGGGTACCACCGGTATCTTGAAGAGCGTTCAGAAGAACAA CCCGAAGATCAAAAGGGTCGTTATTACCTCTTCTGTTGCTGCCATTATGTGCCCGATCTCTAAGAAGCCCCCCGTCAC GTACACTGAGTCCGATTGGAACGTTGACTCTATTCCCCATGTCGAAGAGAAGGGTGTCGAGGCTGATGGCTTGCACTCCTATCTTGCCAGTAAGACCCTTGCCGAGAAGGCTTTATGGA ATTTTATTGAGGACGAGAAGCCTTCATGGGATGGTGTTGCCATCAACCCCCCTTATGTCCTTGGTGAGGTGATTCACCAATGTGACAAGCCCGAGAGCCTCAATACCTCTGTTG CTGCCTTTTGGTCTTGGCCTGCTGGTGAGAAGACCGAAAAGGACGTTCCCGGTCCCGTAGGCAACTGGGTTGATGTGAAAGATG TTGCCTTGGCCCATGTCCGTGCCCTCACGGTTCCCGAAGCTGGTGGCCAGCGATTCATCGTCGGTGCTGGTCCTTTCGCTGGTCAGGACTACGCCGACATTCTCCACAGTCATTTCCCTGAAGTTAAGAAAGTCCCCGTCGGCAAACCCGGTACTCACGACGAGGTTTGCAAGGAGTTAGATGTCTTCGATGGCAGGAAAGCCGAGAAGGTGCTCGGTATTAAGTACCACACGCTCGAAGAGACTGTTGTTGACATGTTCGAGAGCTTGAGGGAAAGATTCAACAAGTTTTAA
- a CDS encoding Negative regulator of mitosis, putative (Similar to TIGR gene model, INSD accession AAW43613.1), which produces MLEASLLGPATSPGQLLSSRSSAGSSRDLLRSSFPVTSPGPDIHDACEQSQNKKPKGRVIAAIENESGRSDEWAEEELVWYDKTVVWSRGAELFRRYTFEHESEVVAFACFTWFKSGEGSDNSGKHNNMLAQSSAASETFGPFHRSQHMAWGGPRSASQSQSQQLHLERTLVIFLQTRAHIYYQSGEDITVYLPFNVDGAWGLPDGGVLIQRELEKRELRKMNKDKRKAGSVLRGMADQTSMSVLDDLMDLEDDSGHSLPRLYVLENPFDELKMAVYGQVEGGYGSKPFLSSPTQPLGANSSVLYVSPEPYPFVITHNQESGEFVIYRYVRIHAAPEHPTSTFNPRTMRPEELLRQPDNRQLPVQPCHSRPSLHRNTSSFGPTGGDRRLSSAADPLDRTQRRAPRLSRGPLPDVASTDELQAVLEPPSNIPATRVSHRRSRGISLMPTATPRPSFPESKRRTSTAASFILHDINAPQNKMALHVAAEKDLRETTMMMGLERDEVGIRSEVVFQALATWKQPFRAPIFASSPRQNIYDTLILPLGDGSGPQLVTIGRKQYSISFPTELSKCSRSSPKPIKFVDPVGPRFTAVFANGDSMRFSAAMYIRHEVTQRCIEALSGIMNESIFVEFKVELLSELQALPGCQRDDPDAVWRVFEETLSSMSGLQVEKRSFSTMSRIVQDGTLSSDAITRRLAARIDSKQVSLSSPSEYKQVSFKTSVDRSLPGILLALHLIAQDFRLSLSHKKDLSRVVKLIIKFALQIGKRDWVDYWERIMPVEVTGHVQVREGTFDTHILDQFDTPPDIMLSLSRHLACPSKGFSLLGRIIKPLGRDTNSAHTLTEYSDGMDLLEPCPRIRVITSIYKELGPSINTQSQGLSLSQRAKNALKVINSEVPSAEWLRDLPHGVSLPILEILRACQYAPEDDWTREMYMLVGRPDMAMKAIKDKRYEHLAKDDRPSGLGPERLPTIGQIMSQTEAGKTDAKTKKGAPLVLPHVRFGTDRRLQEVERIMQTTKLRIVSLSEPKGASADDITRYQQSFVNTLANRTLSITVGQGMFEYGTRVTSITDVWEIPFIELSVKITPGNNVLKAEIVSDSAEWPCFHNGVSAGLSISPDCKGIDSSWIVFNRPQTLNSEHGGFLLGLGLTGHLRSLLTYHAFPLMEPRHDFTSVGLLLGLASSYAGSGDLLITKILSLHTHALLPLGSMELNASPIIQSTALVGLGLVYVGSRNLRMAEVALSEVGRLDMPNVQGFGEYQESYSFSASIAYGLIMLGRGGSTASEIDRKMLAQLRRCIVGDMTSLDSSKGRSGFPGVDINITAPGATLALGLAYLKTMRKDVADLLDIPQTAFSLDQVKPDWLLLRTFARALIMWDSVVPTTAWVEEQIPAFILSGMKESKQTGSPDLTIELAYLNIISGAGLAIGLKYAGTATELAHNTILSLYSTLAKAVSGQGMNYEGRIKRTSARQGLNVVTIALAAVMSGTGELGVLRRLRVSHGQEGAGVNYGTHMAMHMALGLLFLGRGQYTLGNSNLAIAAMAIAFFPRFLPNPSDNKAYPQAFRHLWALAVEARCLTARDVETLETVYLPVKLRFREGNSVRQQSLISPTQLPSFDRLLTIEVDSPRYWPIRIDLSNPRDMEKLIRTRTIYVKRKAGFIDYDSDPKGNRSIFVRVGSMTGIDLHYDLISSGAPPTVPQEEVSELVRIHSGDASLVGLANHFTSVADDFGNGIGTFLRTVIIECLALDKPHLIDVYLEMYLSLRRENARSRDPTLSSSEILDGMEDILQFGLIKGFYDEHYEKNFAQANAAGEKRFALVRHSFINAARRSVLQSSSEETESHKVGEYVLNGVSAWESDARKIAKWLARNGVPPLPLLEALKQRLYRKGLAGTEIELKMRRSAEKYWDSVVKSYDEGAAPVYKGDVWKLNSVQQIIDLWQ; this is translated from the exons ATGCTTGAAGCCAGCTTACTGGGCCCAGCCACATCTCCGGGGCAGCTTTTATCCTCTCGAAGTTCCGCGGGATCAAGCCGTGATCTTCTCCGGAGCTCTTTCCCAGTCACCTCTCCTGGACCAGACATTCATGATGCCTGCGAACAAAGTCAAAACAAAAAACCAAAAGGCCGGGTAATTGCCGCCATAGAAAATGAATCCGGCCGAAGTGATGAATgggcagaagaagaactgGTATGGTACGATAAGACAGTGGTCTGGAGTCGAGGCGCCGAACTATTTAGGCGGTATACTTTTGAGCACGAGAGCGAGGTTGTTGCCTTTGCGTGTTTCACCTGGTTTAAATCTGGCGAAGGGTCAGATAATTCAGGAAAACACAACAATATGCTAGCTCAAAGCTCCGCTGCCTCAGAGACCTTCGGGCCATTTCATCGTTCGCAGCACATGGCCTGGGGAGGCCCTCGCTCTGCCTCTCAATCTCAGTCACAACAACTTCATTTGGAACGCACTTTGGTCATTTTCCTACAGACACGTGCACATATCTATTACCAATCTGGCGAGGATATTACTGTCTATCTACCTTTCAATGTGGATGGTGCATGGGGCCTGCCTGATGGAGGAGTTCTTATCCAACGGGAGTTGGAAAAGCGCGAgttgaggaagatgaaCAAAGACAAGAGAAAGGCTGGGAGCGTTTTGAGGGGCATGGCTGATCAAACTTCTATGTCTGTGTTGGATGATTTGATGGATCTGGAAGATGACTCTGGGCACTCCTTGCCTCGACTCTACGTCCTAGAAAATCCCTTTGACGAGCTCAAAATGGCTGTCTATGGGCAGGTCGAGGGTGGCTATGGATCTAAACCCTTCCTATCATCTCCAACTCAACCGCTGGGAGCAAATTCGTCCGTTTTATACGTGTCACCGGAACCCTATCCCTTCGTCATCACCCACAACCAAGAATCGGGGGAGTTTGTGATATATCGATATGTTCGCATTCACGCGGCCCCTGAGCATCCAACTTCTACATTTAATCCCAGAACTATGAGACCCGAAGAGCTTCTCAGACAGCCTGATAACCGCCAGTTACCTGTACAGCCTTGTCATAGTCGTCCCTCTCTGCATCGCAatacttcttcttttggTCCCACAGGTGGCGACCGAAGGTTGTCAAGCGCTGCTGACCCATTGGATCGTACTCAACGACGTGCACCACGTCTGTCGCGCGGTCCACTACCCGATGTAGCATCTACCGATGAACTTCAGGCTGTCCTTGAACCTCCCTCCAACATTCCTGCCACCAGGGTTAGTCATCGGCGAAGTCGAGGCATATCTTTGATGCCTACCGCGACTCCCCGACCATCCTTCCCTGAAAGCAAGAGACGCACCTCGACAGCAGCCTCATTTATTCTTCACGACATAAATGCACCTCAGAATAAAATGGCACTTCATGTCGCGGCAGAAAAAGACCTCAGAGAAACGACCATGATGATGGGCTTAGAAAGAGATGAAGTGGGCATCCGAAGTGAAGTGGTGTTTCAAGCGCTTGCGACCTGGAAGCAGCCATT CCGTGCCCCAATCTTCGCATCTTCACCTCGACAAAACATATACGACACACTTATCCTCCCTCTTGGTGATGGCTCTGGCCCGCAGCTGGTAACCATCGGTCGAAAGCAGTATTCCATTTCATTCCCAACCGAACTATCGAAATGCTCTCGATCTTCCCCCAAGCCCATCAAATTCGTTGATCCAGTGGGTCCACGTTTCACCGCTGTTTTCGCCAACGGAGATTCTATGCGATTCTCTGCTGCAATGTATATCCGCCATGAAGTTACTCAGCGCTGCATTGAAGCTTTATCCGGTATTATGAATGAGAGTATCTTTGTTGAGTTCAAAGTCGAGCTACTGTCAGAGCTTCAAGCACTTCCCGGTTGCCAAAGGGATGATCCAGATGCGGTGTGGAGGGTTTTTGAGGAAACCTTGTCAAGCATGTCTGGACTTCAGGTAGAGAAGCGCTCTTTTTCGACTATGAGTCGCATTGTGCAGGACGGTACATTGTCTTCAGATGCCATTACTAGGCGCCTGGCTGCTCGCATCGACTCCAAGCAGGTATCCTTGTCCTCACCATCGGAATACAAGCAAGTTTCCTTCAAGACTTCCGTCGATCGGTCGTTGCCCGGGATCTTACTTGCATTACACTTAATAGCTCAAGACTTTCGACTTTCCCTATCACATAAGAAGGATCTGTCCCGAGTAGTAAAACTGATAATCAAATTTGCTTTACAGATCGGTAAGAGAGATTGGGTTGATTACTGGGAAAGAATCATGCCAGTGGAAGTTACTGGTCACGTGCAAGTTAGAG AAGGAACATTTGACACCCATATCCTTGATCAGTTTGATACGCCCCCTGATATTATGTTGTCTTTATCCCGTCACCTCGCATGCCCATCCAAAGGATTTTCACTACTGGGCCGCATTATCAAACCTTTAGGTCGTGATACCAACAGTGCTCACACTCTTACGGAGTATTCGGACGGGATGGACCTGCTAGAACCATGCCCAAGGATCAGAGTCATAACTTCTATCTATAAAGAGCTCGGGCCGTCAATCAATACGCAATCACAAGGCTTATCCCTCTCTCAGCGCGCAAAGAATGCTCTTAAAGTTATCAACTCAGAAGTTCCCAGTGCTGAGTGGTTGCGTGATCTGCCCCATGGAGTGTCCTTGCCAATACTAGAAATTTTGCGGGCATGTCAATATGCGCCTGAGGACGATTGGACGAGGGAGATGTACATGCTAGTAGGAAGGCCGGATATGGCTATGAAGGCAATAAAGGACAAGCGGTATGAACATCTTGCGAAGGATGATCGGCCAAGTGGA CTCGGGCCAGAGCGGTTGCCGACCATTGGTCAGATCATGTCGCAGACCGAAGCAGGAAAGACTGACGCTAAAACAAAGAAGGGCGCGCCGTTGGTTCTTCCTCATGTGCGTTTTGGAACAGACAGAAGGTTACaagaggtggagaggaTTATGCAAACTACGAAATTGAGAATTGTATCGTTGTCGGAACCCAAAGGGGCAAG TGCCGATGATATCACCCGATACCAACAGTCATTCGTCAATACGCTCGCTAATCGCACACTATCTATCACTGTGGGCCAAGGCATGTTTGAATACGGGACTCGTGTGACTAGCATAACCGACGTTTGGGAGATCCCCTTCATTGAGCTGTCGGTCAAGATCACGCCGGGGAATAATGTTCTCAAAGCAGAAATCGTTTCAGACAGTGCTGAATGGCCTTGCTTCCATAACGGTGTTTCTGCTGGGCTGTCCATATCACCTGACTGCAAAGGTATTGACAGTTCTTGGATAGTCTTCAACCGCCCGCAAACGTTGAATTCGGAGCATGGGGGTTTTTTACTCGGTCTAGGTTTGACGGGCCATCTGAGGTCGTTGTTGACTTATCATGCGTTCCCTCTTATGGAACCGCGGCATGATTTCACCTCTGTGGGCCTACTTCTGGGTCTGGCCTCATCGTATGCCGGCTCTGGCGACCTACTGATCACCAAAATCCTTTCCCTTCATACCCATGCCCTACTCCCTCTTGGATCAATGGAACTCAACGCTTCACCCATCATTCAGTCCACTGCGCTGGTGGGGCTCGGCCTTGTATATGTAGGCAGTCGGAATCTTCGTATGGCAGAAGTTGCTCTGAGCGAAGTTGGTCGGCTGGATATGCCTAATGTTCAGGGCTTTGGCGAATATCAAGAGTCAtactccttctctgctTCCATTGCGTACGGGCTGATCATGCTTGGGCGCGGTGGAAGTACAGCGAGTGAAATAGACAGGAAGATGTTGGCTCAGCTACGGAGGTGCATTGTTGGAGACATGACATCGCTAGACTCTTCCAAAGGAAGATCAGGTTTTCCTGGTGTGGATATCAACATTACTGCCCCTGGTGCGACGCTGGCGTTGGGCTTAGCATATCTCAAAACCATGCGTAAGGATGTTGCTGATTTATTAGACATCCCTCAAACAGCGTTCAGTCTCGACCAGGTCAAGCCGGACTGGTTGCTACTCCGCACTTTTGCGCGAGCTCTTATAATGTGGGATAGCGTTGTTCCGACAACTGCTTGGGTGGAAGAGCAAATACCGGCCTTTATCCTTTCGGGAATGAAAGAGTCCAAGCAGACAGGAAGTCCTGATTTGACAATTGAGCTTGCTTATCTTAACATCATATCGGGAGCGGGTCTTGCTATCGGGCTCAAGTACGCTGGTACTGCCACAGAGCTGGCTCACAATACCATTCTGTCGCTTTACAGCACATTGGCCAAAGCCGTATCAGGGCAGGGCATGAACTATGAGGGTCGCATAAAACGAACTTCTGCTAGGCAAGGTTTAAATGTTGTGACGATAGCATTGGCTGCTGTTATGTCCGGAACGGGGGAGTTGGGAGTCCTGAGAAGGTTGAGAGTAAGCCACGGTCAGGAGGGTGCCGGTGTGAATTACGGAACCCACATGGCCATGCACATGGCTTTGGGATTGCTGTTCCTTGGCAGAGGGCAGTACACCCTTGGAAATTCAAATCTAGCCATCGCTGCTATGGCTATCGCTTTCTTCCCTCGTTTTTTACCGAATCCCTCGGATAACAAAGCATATCCACAAGCATTTCGACATCTTTGGGCACTTGCAGTTGAAGCAAGATGTCTAACGGCCCGTGATGTGGAGACGCTCGAAACTGTCTATCTTCCGGTCAAGCTTCGCTTCCGCGAGGGCAATTCAGTGCGCCAACAAAGCCTTATATCTCCGACTCAACTTCCGTCCTTCGATCGGTTGCTCACCATCGAAGTCGACTCACCCCGATATTGGCCGATTAGAATCGATCTTTCCAACCCTCGCGATATGGAAAAGCTGATTCGCACTAGGACGATATACGTCAAGCGTAAAGCAGGATTTATTGACTATGACTCAGATCCTAAAGGCAACAGGAGCATATTTGTGCGAGTGGGCTCAATGACGGGTATCGATCTGCATTACGATCTGATAAGTTCTGGTGCACCGCCTACTGTGCCCCAGGAAGAGGTCAGTGAGCTTGTCAGAATTCACTCAGGTGATGCTTCCCTGGTGGGCTTGGCGAATCATTTTACAAGTGTGGCGGATGATTTCGGCAATGGAATCGGTACTTTTCTTCGAACTGTTATCATTGAATGTCTTGCACTTGACAAACCCCATCTCATCGATGTCTACCTCGAAATGTACTTGTCATTGCGGCGAGAGAACGCCCGATCACGAGACCCCACATTATCCTCCAGCGAGATATTGGATGGCATGGAAGATATCCTGCAATTCGGGCTTATCAAAGGCTTCTACGATGAACACTATGAGAAAAACTTTGCCCAAGCCAATGCTGCTGGTGAGAAGCGCTTCGCTCTTGTTCGACATAGTTTCATCAATGCCGCAAGAAGATCAGTTTTACAATCGTCGTCAGAGGAGACTGAATCACATAAGGTGGGTGAGTACGTGCTGAACGGCGTAAGCGCGTGGGAGTCGGACGCGAGGAAAATTGCGAAATGGCTGGCAAGGAACGGCGTGCCCCCGTTACCTTTGTTGGAGGCGCTTAAGCAAAGACTGTATAGGAAGGGATTGGCCGGTACAGAGATAGAATTGAAAATGAGGAGATCCGCAGAAAAGTATTGGGATAGTGTTGTGAAGTCATATGATGAGGGGGCGGCGCCAGTGTATAAAGGAGACGTTTGGAAATTGAATAGTGTACAACAAATCATTGATCTCTGGCAATAA